The window TGCGGCGGCCAGTGAGGAGCACGGACACCTTCAGCTGCAGGAGGGTAGGGCGCCGCGCGTCGGCGAGAAGCTGCGGATCATTCCCAACCACGCGTGCACATGTATCAACATGCATAACCAGATGACGGCGGTACGCAATGAGGCCATTGAGGCGGTATGGCCCATCGCTACGCGCGGCTGTGTCCAGTAACCGGCGAAACCATCATTTCCCAGCCAGAATTCGCTCGTCGCCCTGCCGTTGAGTGAATCCGATCTCGTCCAGGTATTCGAGCGCCTGAAGCGCGAACTTTCGGTTCGTGGCAAATCGGTCGCGGAACCGCCCGACTGTCACAGAGCCGTTCCGGAGCACCTCGTCACGTACAGCCACTTTGATTGTGTCGAGGGTTTCCGTCAGATAGTACAAACCGTCGCCGATGGGCGCAAAGCGACCCAGTGATACCCCGGCTGCCACCAGCGCCTGAACTGCATCCCGATGCGCCTTGACGTTGGCCGCCACCTCGTCCATTGCAGGCGTTACAACGCCGGAATCGCGATAGATCGCTTCGATTCGCTGCAGGAGCTCGGTCTGCCGCTCGCTCAGCACGAGCCGAAATCCGGCAATACGGACCAGCGGTCCGTCCGTTTCCAAAACGCCCGCACTGCTCCAAAAGGCGATCAGCGCCGCAAAAAGCTTGCTTTCGACGCGTCGAGACAGGGCTGCTCGAAACTCCTCGCGCTGGGCGCCGGCCCGGAGCGGGTTGGTTCGATGGTACTCACCCAGCCACGCCACTGCACGGGCGGTCAGACGATCGGACTGCTTCGTGTGCGCAATACCCCAGTTCGCCAGCGCGAGGGCATCGCCGCGCTCGAACAGGGTCTGCTCCATCGCCACTGCGTCGGTTGCGGAAAGGCCCATTCGTGATGCAAACTCTGCATGCGAAAGGCCGAATTCCTCCTGGCTCAAGAGTGCGGCGCCCATCGCCGCGCCAGGCGCCTCCTCGCGCGCCTGAAGTGCTTCCAGCTGACGCCGGACGGAAAGTCGATTGGCTTTTGGCTGCGGGTCGGCCACTCGACCACCTGCAAGGGTCGCGCTCGGCGAACCCGCACGGATGATTACAAGATCGCCGCGCAAACAGGCGAGCGCACGATCACTGCGGAATCGTGCAAAAACCGGCCCAATTGGCGCCATCGCATTGCCGACCCGCAATCTTCCCAGGCTTTCGGCGGCGCCGGTATGGAGTCGCACGCGCATTCCGTCACGCAGTCGGTGTCGCTGCGACGGCAGCCAGCGGAGTACCAGGTCGAGTTGCCGCGCGGCCGGGATCGCTCCCGGCACGCACAACTGAAAGCCGCGCTCCACCGCGGATGGATCGATGCCGGCCAGATTGACGGCCGTTCGTGTACCAGCCTCCGCGACGTTCACCTTCGAGCCATGCACCTGGATGCCACGAATCCTGGCCGTGAATCCGCGCGGTGCGATCTCCACGGTATCGCCGGCGCGAAGCAACCCGGATGCCAGGGTTCCCGTCACCACGGTACCAAATCCCGCCATCGTAAACACGCGGTCCACCGGCAGCCGCGGCCCCAGTCGTAAATCCCGTTCAGCCGCACGGCTTGCCGCCGCCATCAACTGCTGTCGCAGCTGCTCCAGGCCGCGACCGGTACGCACCGAGACGCGTACGATCGGTGCGCCGGAAAGTCTCGTTTCGGCGATATGCAGCCGAATATCGGCTTCTACCTCATCGGCCCACTCCTCCTCAACCAGATCGGCTTTGGTTATCGCCACAACGCCGTTAGAAATCTCCAGGAGGTCGAGGATCTCCAGATGCTCAGCTGTCTGTGGCATTACGCTCTCATCTGCGGCAACCACCAACAGGGCTACGTCGATTCCCGTGGCGCCAGCCAGCATATTTCGGATGAAGCGTTCATGTCCGGGTACATCCACAACACCCGCGATTTGACCGTTCGGCAGCTTGAGCGCAGCGAATCCGATATCGATCGTCATCCCGCGCTCGCGCTCTTCCGGCAGTCGGTCCGGATGAAGGCCCGTAAGCGCCTCTATGAGGCTGCTCTTGCCGTGGTCAACGTGGCCAGCGGTACCGATAATAATGTGCTTCACAGATCGTGCCCAGGCACTGTCAATCCTGCGATTTGATGGGCGCAAACTCTGCGAGCGAGGCGTACGGTCCTTCAATCAGCCGGGCAGCTCGGTCATCGGCGCGCGCCCAAACCCACCCGCGTCGTCCAGACTCGAACCCCGAGAACGATGCACACGAGCCGACGTCACCATCTTTCCGCACAGCAATGACGGCCGCGCCATAGTCACCGTGGCGCTCGGGTGGGCGTTTCCGCAGCAGATAACGGATCGCGGCAACACAAGCCTCTTCGGCGCCCATGCCAAGTTCCATCAGGTGTACCACGCGGTACGAGAGGCACACCTTCATGATCTCATCACCGTGACCGGTTGCCGCGGCGGCGCCAACCTCGTTATCTGCGTAGAGTCCGGAACCAATGATCGGCGAGTCACCGACGCGGCCCGGTACCTTCCAGGCCATACCGCTCGTGGTGCAGCCGGCGCCGATGTTGCCGTCGGAATCCCGTGCAACCAAACCGATCGTGTCGTGGGTATCGCTGGGACGGCGAGGTGGTTCTGATGCCGGCTCGTCGAAGTGCGCTACTTGCGGCGCCAATCTCTGCTCCAGCCACTCTGCATAGCGGGCGCGCGAGTTCTCCGTCTGCAGGTCGCCTTCGCGCGCGCCGTTTTGAATGGCAAACCTCCTCGCATTGTGACCAACCAGCATGGTGTGCGGGGTGCGGCGGCCAATCATTCGCGCTACCGAAATTGGGCGGACAATTCCCGTCAGAGAGGCAACGGCGCCGGCTTCATGTTCAGGACCGCCCATGATAGCAGCATCCAGCTCGATGACGCCTTCCGCGTTCGGCATGCCACCGGTCCCAACGGAGGTGACCGACACATCATCCTCCGTCACGTTAGCTGCGCGCTCAATTGCCTCCAGTACCGATGCGCCGCGGCTCAACTCTTCGTATCCGCGCTGCGCCGCGAGCAGCCCAAAGGGCCAGGTGGCAAGAAAAATCGGTTGATGCGTCATTCGACTGCGGCTCCAAACTTCTTCATGCTTTCCCGTCGAAGCAGCTGCTGCCGATACATCTCTCGGAAGATTGTAAACCGAGCGTCATGATACGCGGCAGTCGCTGGATTCGGCCGGATTATTTCGCCGGCGGACGCCATACCCTGCATCGCCTCTACCAGTGTCGAATACGCGCCGCTAGCTACCGCGCCAAGCATGGCGCTGCCAAGTAGCACCGCCTCGGATTCACGCGGCAAGATCAGGTTAAGGCCCGTTGCATCGGCATGCTCACGCAGCCACAGCGGATTACGGGTGCCGCCACCGGTTACGTAGAGCGTGTTGATGTGGTAACCGGCTTCGTTCAGCGCGCGCACAATATCCCGAGACCCGTACGCCACGGCCTGCACTGTGGCGTAGTACTGCACCGCTTGTGTACTTATCGAAGTATCCAGCGAAATGCCATCGAAAACCGCGCGAGCATGCGGGTCGGCATGGGGCGACCGGTTGCCGATAAAATAGGGTAGCACGTGAAAGTCGCGCGTGACGAACGCGGGAATCGCCAGCGACTCGGCCGCAGCGAGCCTTGCCACCTCGTTGTTGAGCAGTTCGTAGACGGTTGATCCAGTGTTCTCCGCCTCGGCGCGCAGACGCGCGGCGTTTGGATGGGCGTCGATTGCATAATCGATCCCGCTGCCACCGGAGCTTTGCCCGCCCTCCGTCAACCACATATCGGGAACCATCGCGCCGTAATACGGCCCCCACAATCCGGGAATAAAGCGCCGCTCAGTTGATACGGCCATGTGGCAGTTGCTCGTGCCGCCAATCAGGGCCATCGCCGTCTCGAATGGCTTCTCCGAGGAATCTACGGACTGCCGTGCAGCACCAAGCACTCCCAGCCCACCAGCATGTGCGTCAATCATGCCGGTGCCCACAACGCAGGTTGTGCTCAGGCCGGTCTCGTGGGCCGCTTCCGGAGTCAAACCACCCAGCGGCGATCCCATGGAGCGCACATCGACCGACACCTTACGCTCCCGGAATGCGTCGTCGATACCAATGGCCGCCAGATAGGCCGGATCGAACCGGTGCTCATGTGCCAGCCACGTCCATTTGCAGGTCAATGTACAGACACTGGCCGCAAAAACCCCACTTGCCTTCCATGCCAGGAAATCGGCCAGGTCCATAAAGCGGCCTGCGGCTCGCCATGTCGACGGATGGTTACGCTTCAGCCAAAGCAGCTTCGGCGTCTCCATCTCGGGCGACATTCGGTCACCTACAAACTTGAGTACATCGTAGCCGCCCTCGGTGATCTCATCCGCCTCGCGCAGCGCACGGTGGTCCATCCAAACAATTACGTTACGCTCCGCGTCACCTGCCGGGTGAACGGAGAGCGGCTCGCCATTACGATCCAGCACCACAAGCGAGCAGGTCGCGTCAAAGCCGATGCCAGCCACAAGTCGCGGCTCAATGCCGGAGTCGGAAAGGCACCGGCGCGTTACGGCACATACGGCACGCCAAATGTCGTTGGAGGACTGCTCTACATGATCCGGCTCCGGATACCAGAGCTGAATCGGGTGTGCAGCCGTAGCGACCCGCTGCCCGTCCAGCCGGAACAAGCCGGCCCGGACGCTGGCAGTGCCTGCATCCACGCCGATCACAAAGCGTTCCGTATCGCTAGGCAAGTGCAATCTCCCCATGAAACGCCACGGCGGCCGGACCTGTCATCACGACGCGACTATCGCCCAACCACTCCACCGAGAGGTCGCCACCGGGCAGATGTACGGTAACGTGGCGTGCCGTTAGCCGATTGAGGACGCTGGCGACTACGGCGGCGCACGCTCCGGTCCCACATGCCAGCGTCTCACCGGCGCCACGTTCCCACGTGCGAACCTTGATCTCGTTTCGTCCGAGTACCTGAACAAACTGAACGTTCGTTCGGCTCGGAAACAGCCGGTGACTCTCGATTAGCGGACCGAGACGACTTACCGCAGCTGCACCGGCGTCGGCAACGAAAAGCACAGCGTGAGGGTTGCCCATCGACACCGCTGTGATCTCCACCTTCTTGCCATCTACGTTGATCGTCTGACCAACGACGGGGCCGTCACCATCGACCCGCATTGGAATAAGCTTCGGCTTTAGTACCGGCTCACCCATATCCACACGGACGCTGACAAATGCGCCATTTCGGACATCCAGGCGAAGGTTCTTCACGCCGGCCAGCGTCTCCACCGTTAATTGACGGCCGTTAGTCAGGCCCGCATCGTACACCCAGCGTGCGAAGCACCGGATTCCGTTGCCGCACATCTCCGCCTCGGTGCCATCGGGGTTGAACATGCGCATGCGGAAGTCCGCGCTTCTGGACGGCAGTACGAGGATGAGGCCGTCGCCGCCGATGCCGAAGCGCCGATCGTTCAGGGCAATGCTCCAGCCCGGTAAGCGCTCTTCGGACAGGGCGTCGTGGAGGCAATTGATTACGACAAAGTCGTTGCCAATACCGTGCATCTTGGTAAATGGCAAGGTCGCAAGCTGAGCCATTTACACAGTCGCCTCGGCGCTGACGGACTCGTCTTCGGCCACCTCCGAAACTTCACCGTCGGACTCAACCACCTGACGCGCTCTATCGCCGGAATGCTCGCTCCGTGGTTCACGATGAGCATCCTGATGGAAGTTTGGCACAGGCCGGCTGGGCACAATCGAGGTTACTGCGTGCTTGTACACAAGCTGGGTCGGCTTGCCGCCGGAATCGAGCAGGATCGTAAACGCATCGAATCCGCGCACGTATCCCCGCAACTGCACACTGCCGATCAGGTAGATCGTCACGCCGATATTCTCTTTGCGCACTTGATTCAGGAATATGTCCTGAAGGTTCAATTGCATTTTGTTCATAACGAAATTCCCCCATATAAAGGATTTGGGAAAGAAAGCCCGGCACTGCAGCTCAGGCCGGAATTTGGTATGAGGAGGTTACGGCCGCGCCTTCGCTGTTATCCGTACCATCCACGCTATCCGTGCGCTCGACGCGGCGCACTATCTCATCGGCAATGTCAGCGGCCGACCTGCCATCTGCGGTTATCCATATCAGCTCCGGTTCGGCCCGCAACCAGGTTAGTTGGCGGCGAGCATAGCGTCGCGTATTTCGCGTTATGGTTTCGGCAAGCGCACTCTCCGCGATTAAACCCTCCTTTACCTGAAGTATCTCCCGATAGCCGAGCGACCGAAACCCGGCGGCGCTGGCATGAACACCGGAGGCCAAAAGCAGATCTATCTCCGCCACGAGGCCACGAGCCAACATCGCTTCAACCCGGTCCTGGATTCTGCGGTAGAGGCATTCACGATCCAGATCCAGTCCAAATACTACCCATTTCGTTCGCGGACCGCCGCCGGGCGCGAACTGCCGCATGGAAAGTGGTACTCCCGTGGCCCGAAATACCTCCAATGCCCTCTCTACGCGCACGCGATTGTTCGGGTGTACCGTGCGCGCGGTATCTGGATCCACCCGTTCGAGTTCCTGATACAGATCCGCCGCACCGCGCTGTTGCATTTCATGATGCAATGCGGCTCGGATTTCTGGGACTGCGGGCAAGCTGCCAAGGCTCCATCCACGGACCAGCGCGCGGATGTAGAGACCCGTGCCTCCACAGACGATTACGCGGCGAGCTCGTCTGCGAATCGCATCCACTGCACATTCTGCGGCTTCTTTCCACCTTGCCGCATTGAATGCTTCGTCCGGGTCGGCGCAATCCACGAGGTGAAATCGGACTTTCCGCTGCTCATCCGGCGTCGGCTTGGCTGTACCGATGTCAAACTTCCGGTATACCTGCGAGGAGTCGGCATTGATGACCTCGCCGCTCAGTCGCTGCGCCAACTCCACGGCGACTGCGGTTTTGCCGCTCGCCGTTGGCCCCGTAACGACAATGCTCGCCGGAATACCGCTGCAGGTCACAGTGCACCTATGCAGCAGTCTCTAATGATCACCGCAATCCGTGACATGAGCTACCCACCTGTTGCGTCACCCAATAGCTCGCCGGGCGCCACAACATGGATGCGCCCAGCGTATTCCGCAGGTACCAGCTCCTTCATCGCTGCGGGCGTACCTGTGAGCGTTGGAAAAGTGCCGTAGTGGAACGGCAAGACGTGCGGGTAACCCAATAGACGCATCGCGTGGGCGGCCTGGCGTGGTCCCATCGTGTAGTAGCCGCCGATCGGCAAAAGCGCCAGATGTGGTGCGTACAGCTCACGGATGAGCGCCATATCACCGAACACGCCGGTATCGCCTGCCGCATATACGACCAGGCCATCGCTGAATTCAATCACAAAGCCAACCGGGTCTCCGCCGGATACCAGCGTGCCGTCCGGCTCCGTAAAGCTGCTTGTATGGACCGCCTGGACAAAGGAGACTTTGGCGCCACATACCGGCACCTCACCATCGATGTTTGCGCCTTCCAGGTTGGTTACGCCGTGCGACGATAGCCAGCCGGCGACCTCTATCACGCCCAGGGCATGGCACTCCGGATTGGACTGCAGCAAGCGGACGGCGTCGCCAACATGGTCGGAGTGAAGATGAGTAATCAACATCGCATCCAAAGGGCCGGGATCGGTGCGGTACGCCTCCGGACACTGCGGGTTGTCCGTCAGGAATGGATCCAACATGATGCGCTTGCCGGCCGGCGTTTCAAACAGAAACGTTGCATGTCCTAAAAACCGCAAACTGGTAGCAAATCCCAGGCTCAAAATAACACCTCCGGATGACGATGGGGTCGGGCGCCAACGGCTTTACGCCCTATCTATGGTACCGCGCCACAAGCCCAGTGGGAAACGCGCGTGCGGGTAGAATGGTTGCGTCACGCCGCAGAAAGCGAACTTGCGCTTCGAGGAGATTGGAATGCCGGAGATCTTTGAAGGCAAAACTGTTTTGATCACGGGCGTACAGAACCGATGGAGCATCGCGTGGCATGCTGCATGCGCTCTTCACTCGGAAGGCGCCAGGCTTCTGTTTTCGGTGCTCGGCGAGAAGGCTGCCAGCAATCTGGGAAAACTGCTCGATGAGCACCAGATTGTCGCACGGGTTTATGAGTGCGATGCGGCGGATGAACAGCAATGCCAGAGCATGTTCCGGCACGTTCGAGCCGACGCAAACGGCAGACTGGATGGCGTGGTCCACAGCATTGCTTACGCGAACCGAGACGAACTGAACGGTGAGTTCGTCGCAACATCGCCTGAAGGCTTCGCGATTGCACTTGACCGAAGCGCATACACGCTGGTGCGCCTTGCGCGCGGAGCTCGACCACTGATGCAGGAACACGGTGGCGCCATCGTGGCGCTCACGTATCTCGGCGCTGTACGGGCGGTGCCGAACTACAACGTGATGGGCGTGGCAAAGGCGACCCTGGAGGCGTGTGCGCGGTACCTGGCGGCAGACCTGGGCCCGGAACAGATTCGCGTCAATTCGGTATCCGCCGGACCGATCAAGACGGCTGCAGCCTCTGCTATCGCCGGCTTCGATACGATGATTAAGAACGTTGCCGGCGCATCGCCATTGCGCAGACCGGTGGCGCCCGAGGAGATCGCAAGCGCCGTGATGTTCCTCCTCTCTCCGTGGTCGTCTGGCATCACCGGCCAGGTGGTGTATACCGATTGCGGCTATTCGATCGTAGCGCACGCATGATGGCCTCGCCGGAGGCCCGGAGCCGATGAGTTCACCTTTCACGCGCCCGCCACGCACCCTGTTGGGGCCCGGGCCCAGTGCGATGTCGCCCGCAGTTCTGGGGTCGCTAGCGCGACCGCCGATCGGATACCTGGACCCGGAGCTATGGCCGCTCCTGGAGAGAATGCGAACACGACTGCGCGCGTGTTTCGGCACCAGCGCGGAGTTCACCATCCCATTGACCGGTACCGGAATGATAGGTATGGAGAGCGCCGTCGGAAACCTGGCTGGGCCCAGCACGCATGTGCTCGTTGGAGTTAATGGGTTCTTCGGAGACCGGATTGCCGGCATGTTCGCCCGTTATGGCGCCACGGTCGTACGATTCGAAGCCGAGTGGGGGATGCCGCTGGATGTTGCAGACGCAAAACGCGCGGCGGCCGATATGCCGAGGGTAGACGTCCTGGCGATAGTGCACGCCGAAACATCCACCGGCGTGCGGAACGACCTCGCACCGTTTGGCGCTTTCGCCCGCGAACACGACGCCATATTCCTGGCAGATGCCGTCACCTCACTGGGTGGGATGCCTGTTGCGATGGACACTGTCGCCGTCGATGTGTGCTATTCGGCCACGCAAAAGTGCCTCGGCGGTCCGTCCGGTTTGGCGCCGATTGCGGTGTCCGATAGGGCGCGCAATCGCGTATGCAGCAGCGCGTCGCCGTCATGGTATTCCGATTGGAACCTGCTTGCGCAGTACTTCGATGCGCCGCATACCTACCATCACACCGTGCCGATTTCCCTGTACTATGCGTTGGACGCCGCGCTCGGTGAGATAGAAGCAGAGACTCTGGAAGCACGTTTTGCCCGCCACGAAAATGCTGCAAACCTGCTTCTCTCGCTTTTGTCGCCGCTCGATATAGCGCCATTTGCACACGAGAGTGCGCGACTGCCGATGCTCACCACGGTGCGGGTTCCAGGCTGGGCGAGTGATGAAGCCGCCGTGCGGGGAACGCTGTTGAACGAGTTCGGAATTGAGATCGGCGGCGGGTTGGGGCACCTCAAGGGCAGGATCTGGCGTATTGGTACGATGGGAGCCTCCGCACAACCACAATTGATTGAGATGCTGGCAGCAGCACTTTACCAGTGCATGAGGCGCTCATCGGCTCGGCCCTCCTCTTCACGTCCGGACATGGCGAACTTATGACGAACCCTGCAACAGAGCCGAAGCCA of the Armatimonadota bacterium genome contains:
- a CDS encoding enoyl-ACP reductase, translated to MPEIFEGKTVLITGVQNRWSIAWHAACALHSEGARLLFSVLGEKAASNLGKLLDEHQIVARVYECDAADEQQCQSMFRHVRADANGRLDGVVHSIAYANRDELNGEFVATSPEGFAIALDRSAYTLVRLARGARPLMQEHGGAIVALTYLGAVRAVPNYNVMGVAKATLEACARYLAADLGPEQIRVNSVSAGPIKTAAASAIAGFDTMIKNVAGASPLRRPVAPEEIASAVMFLLSPWSSGITGQVVYTDCGYSIVAHA
- the selB gene encoding selenocysteine-specific translation elongation factor, whose amino-acid sequence is MKHIIIGTAGHVDHGKSSLIEALTGLHPDRLPEERERGMTIDIGFAALKLPNGQIAGVVDVPGHERFIRNMLAGATGIDVALLVVAADESVMPQTAEHLEILDLLEISNGVVAITKADLVEEEWADEVEADIRLHIAETRLSGAPIVRVSVRTGRGLEQLRQQLMAAASRAAERDLRLGPRLPVDRVFTMAGFGTVVTGTLASGLLRAGDTVEIAPRGFTARIRGIQVHGSKVNVAEAGTRTAVNLAGIDPSAVERGFQLCVPGAIPAARQLDLVLRWLPSQRHRLRDGMRVRLHTGAAESLGRLRVGNAMAPIGPVFARFRSDRALACLRGDLVIIRAGSPSATLAGGRVADPQPKANRLSVRRQLEALQAREEAPGAAMGAALLSQEEFGLSHAEFASRMGLSATDAVAMEQTLFERGDALALANWGIAHTKQSDRLTARAVAWLGEYHRTNPLRAGAQREEFRAALSRRVESKLFAALIAFWSSAGVLETDGPLVRIAGFRLVLSERQTELLQRIEAIYRDSGVVTPAMDEVAANVKAHRDAVQALVAAGVSLGRFAPIGDGLYYLTETLDTIKVAVRDEVLRNGSVTVGRFRDRFATNRKFALQALEYLDEIGFTQRQGDERILAGK
- a CDS encoding FGGY-family carbohydrate kinase gives rise to the protein MGRLHLPSDTERFVIGVDAGTASVRAGLFRLDGQRVATAAHPIQLWYPEPDHVEQSSNDIWRAVCAVTRRCLSDSGIEPRLVAGIGFDATCSLVVLDRNGEPLSVHPAGDAERNVIVWMDHRALREADEITEGGYDVLKFVGDRMSPEMETPKLLWLKRNHPSTWRAAGRFMDLADFLAWKASGVFAASVCTLTCKWTWLAHEHRFDPAYLAAIGIDDAFRERKVSVDVRSMGSPLGGLTPEAAHETGLSTTCVVGTGMIDAHAGGLGVLGAARQSVDSSEKPFETAMALIGGTSNCHMAVSTERRFIPGLWGPYYGAMVPDMWLTEGGQSSGGSGIDYAIDAHPNAARLRAEAENTGSTVYELLNNEVARLAAAESLAIPAFVTRDFHVLPYFIGNRSPHADPHARAVFDGISLDTSISTQAVQYYATVQAVAYGSRDIVRALNEAGYHINTLYVTGGGTRNPLWLREHADATGLNLILPRESEAVLLGSAMLGAVASGAYSTLVEAMQGMASAGEIIRPNPATAAYHDARFTIFREMYRQQLLRRESMKKFGAAVE
- a CDS encoding metal-dependent hydrolase; its protein translation is MGFATSLRFLGHATFLFETPAGKRIMLDPFLTDNPQCPEAYRTDPGPLDAMLITHLHSDHVGDAVRLLQSNPECHALGVIEVAGWLSSHGVTNLEGANIDGEVPVCGAKVSFVQAVHTSSFTEPDGTLVSGGDPVGFVIEFSDGLVVYAAGDTGVFGDMALIRELYAPHLALLPIGGYYTMGPRQAAHAMRLLGYPHVLPFHYGTFPTLTGTPAAMKELVPAEYAGRIHVVAPGELLGDATGG
- a CDS encoding diaminopimelate epimerase; protein product: MPFTKMHGIGNDFVVINCLHDALSEERLPGWSIALNDRRFGIGGDGLILVLPSRSADFRMRMFNPDGTEAEMCGNGIRCFARWVYDAGLTNGRQLTVETLAGVKNLRLDVRNGAFVSVRVDMGEPVLKPKLIPMRVDGDGPVVGQTINVDGKKVEITAVSMGNPHAVLFVADAGAAAVSRLGPLIESHRLFPSRTNVQFVQVLGRNEIKVRTWERGAGETLACGTGACAAVVASVLNRLTARHVTVHLPGGDLSVEWLGDSRVVMTGPAAVAFHGEIALA
- a CDS encoding alanine--glyoxylate aminotransferase family protein; this encodes MSSPFTRPPRTLLGPGPSAMSPAVLGSLARPPIGYLDPELWPLLERMRTRLRACFGTSAEFTIPLTGTGMIGMESAVGNLAGPSTHVLVGVNGFFGDRIAGMFARYGATVVRFEAEWGMPLDVADAKRAAADMPRVDVLAIVHAETSTGVRNDLAPFGAFAREHDAIFLADAVTSLGGMPVAMDTVAVDVCYSATQKCLGGPSGLAPIAVSDRARNRVCSSASPSWYSDWNLLAQYFDAPHTYHHTVPISLYYALDAALGEIEAETLEARFARHENAANLLLSLLSPLDIAPFAHESARLPMLTTVRVPGWASDEAAVRGTLLNEFGIEIGGGLGHLKGRIWRIGTMGASAQPQLIEMLAAALYQCMRRSSARPSSSRPDMANL
- the hfq gene encoding RNA chaperone Hfq, coding for MNKMQLNLQDIFLNQVRKENIGVTIYLIGSVQLRGYVRGFDAFTILLDSGGKPTQLVYKHAVTSIVPSRPVPNFHQDAHREPRSEHSGDRARQVVESDGEVSEVAEDESVSAEATV
- the miaA gene encoding tRNA (adenosine(37)-N6)-dimethylallyltransferase MiaA, yielding MPASIVVTGPTASGKTAVAVELAQRLSGEVINADSSQVYRKFDIGTAKPTPDEQRKVRFHLVDCADPDEAFNAARWKEAAECAVDAIRRRARRVIVCGGTGLYIRALVRGWSLGSLPAVPEIRAALHHEMQQRGAADLYQELERVDPDTARTVHPNNRVRVERALEVFRATGVPLSMRQFAPGGGPRTKWVVFGLDLDRECLYRRIQDRVEAMLARGLVAEIDLLLASGVHASAAGFRSLGYREILQVKEGLIAESALAETITRNTRRYARRQLTWLRAEPELIWITADGRSAADIADEIVRRVERTDSVDGTDNSEGAAVTSSYQIPA
- a CDS encoding N(4)-(beta-N-acetylglucosaminyl)-L-asparaginase, with the protein product MTHQPIFLATWPFGLLAAQRGYEELSRGASVLEAIERAANVTEDDVSVTSVGTGGMPNAEGVIELDAAIMGGPEHEAGAVASLTGIVRPISVARMIGRRTPHTMLVGHNARRFAIQNGAREGDLQTENSRARYAEWLEQRLAPQVAHFDEPASEPPRRPSDTHDTIGLVARDSDGNIGAGCTTSGMAWKVPGRVGDSPIIGSGLYADNEVGAAAATGHGDEIMKVCLSYRVVHLMELGMGAEEACVAAIRYLLRKRPPERHGDYGAAVIAVRKDGDVGSCASFSGFESGRRGWVWARADDRAARLIEGPYASLAEFAPIKSQD